GACAGATATTGTAGATCTGATTGAAAtgtaaaattacaaacaaaCTAGTAAGAGTACATTAATTAACCAAAGAGGATGAATGCATGTGTTCACCAGGCAGCTTAATGTGAAGGCTTTAACCATAACAGCAgcataaatatcaaaataaatagCGGTATCAGtgtcatgaaaaaaaaaaggaaagaaaatgtgaaagaaCCACAGGTAAAAGAGAAAGTACCTCTGAGTAGCTCGAAGCTCCAGGAGAACGGTCAATGTAAGCACTCCACTGGCGGTCCTTTAATACGGGGTCCTTATAGCATATCTCATTGCACTGCTCCAAGCCTGGAAATGCAATTATCTTATAAAATGAAGCTTACAAACAACTATTAGAAAATCAACTCCCTGCTCCCATGAATTAGCAAGCACTTCCTTTAGTTTCAGTAAAATTACTCTTCAAATTAAGTATAAAGGTTCAATGCATGGCTAAATCATTCAGTTAAAAAATGTCCAAGCCAAAGTGATCCAAGGGTGAGTTTAAAGACATCATATCAAGACACAAGCTTAGTCACATGCTAGTGGCTTTGTAGCCCAGTGGTTCTCCCTTTAAATGGGGCAATTCCAGTGCTCAACAGCATCAAATATGTAGGAAAATTCTGGAATTTAGAGGAGGATTAATCACATAGTGTAGCCGTAATAACCCGAACCAGCTACATGACTAATTGACCAGCCAGTAGCTCACCAATACCCCAAACCCCTTTcctagaggaaaaaaaaaagggggcttGCCTGGCCCATTATTGTGCATTGCATCAATATGTTAACACATCATAATAACTttctgattaaaaaaaaaaaatccctttgtAGCATTTATTTCCTAATTTAGTTCAACTATTGAAATAAATGGAAACAAGCTGCTAAACATAACACAGCATTCATCTGGCTCAACTGCAACACCGGCACCCTAAAAGATTTCAATTAAGCTCAAATAATTTGATGCATAAAAAGCTTGGAAACAATGAAAGTGTACAGCAATGATATGCTGATCAGTTCCAGAAAACTGTAcactaaaaattttcaaatatttattgtttcttttatttatcaaaaaataaataaatttcaaatctgACTTGAAAATGACAGTGAacacaatacaaaatactcatCCAGAATGCTTTACAAGCCAAATTGGCACAAACAAGGAAAGTAAAACTTACATTCTTCCCATGTCTCTCCATCAGCATCACACCCCTTTTTGCAAAATACTCGCCCTAAAGAACCCATGTTGGACCCAATCAGTAAGTTCAGACTTTAAAAGAGCAATAATCATTGTCAAAAcaatttcaagaacaaagagttCAAAGTGAATACTACTTGAAAAGCAGCCCTAAACCTGATTGAAGGTTTAATAGACAAGTTTTGAAGAATCTTGCATGAACCAAAACCTCTGATGCACAGCCCCATCTTAAAACAGTTTGATTTAATTATTCAGATTCATACATGAACTATACTTGCTATAACCTATGCAAGGTAACTCACATCCCCATGTGACCCAACAAAGTAGATTTTATGGTAAAATGTCATAAGATAATGTTGCATCACTATTGCTAACATCGATTACTAATCAGGCTTATTCAGTATAATATAAAAACTACTTACCGATTCTATAAGTGTAATGAAAACCCAATGGATTGGAAACGATTAATTCAAGTAAAGCACTTCAGAATTTCCTCAAAACAAGCATTGGTagagaaaaataacaatttaaccACATTGAACATCCCGGCCTAGCAAAGATTGGCCTATGCTTAACCCCAAGTAACAATTTGATGATAAAGTAATACAACGAAAATTATCTGGGGAAATATTATTCTGCTCAGAGATTTATGGGAGtcaagaaaattataataagaATAAAGAAGCAAGTTTAAACCAAATATAAGACACATTAACCAGTAAGATTCGTAAAATTAGAGATGAATGTTGAAAGAAATATGGAGATAGAACTGAGAAAGTGTTACATGGGATTTGCGTCAGCATTGCGTATTTGCTCGTGCACTGGTTTCCGCAAGGCGACGCCCACTGCTGCGGTATCATTTTGCTACGAGTCTGAATGAGTAACCGTTTTCGCTCTTTCTCTGACCAGAAGGCAGGAGAAAGAGGAGAACGGAGTAGTGCAAGAGATGGGCGTGCTCTGTAGCGGAGGAGACGGAAGCGATGTTTCAGGCATTTATTTGGTCCAACTAACCAGCCAATGTGTCTTTTCGTTAACCTTTCATTACATGGACCGCTTCAGTGGTTCTGCCCCGGCAATGCCTTTTTTGTGGACTTTGGtgggggatttttttttattattttttttttggtaagaaatCCATGTTGTGCCATGTCACTGCCATTGAAAAGAAATCCACGTGGGTCATCACGCCCGTGTATGTCTTTCTGTATTGGGTTGCGCGTGATGGCTACAAATCGGTTGATTTTGCATGGTGGCACTGGTGGTGCTGAGAGGTTTTATGGTGTTTGGTTCTAAAGGGGTTTTTTTGGCCGCGTCGCGTGTGTCACTGTTGGTGGCTTTCTCGGTTGACAGACTCTTCTTTGAGCTTATCCTGTATTGTTTGGTTGGGCTTTCCTTTGACAGTTTGCTTTGTGCGtgtattaatttaattattggtTTTTGTCTAGTATGTGTGACCGACTCCTTGCTCAAGTACAGGTTTATGTCAACGTATGCACCATTCTGTTGGCTAGATTTTCTTTATAGCAACTGTCTGTATTTGTTTGAGTCTTGGACTCAAGGTGAATGTACACCTTTAGAGTGGATGAATTGTTGTATTGGATGGATATTGTAATATTGGTTGTTTCAATGAAAGTTCAActttccctcaaaaaaaaaaaaaaaaaaagaaaagaaatctacGCAACCACTGAGAAAATTTCATTCCATTGTGgctttttgggaaaaaaaaaataatatatataaaaagatatAAAAGGCTACTGGTGGACTGTGACCCACTCCAAAGGTAACGTCGCGCGCTATCCTCACCTCTAGGGCGGCCTGCGAAGCATCCCGAATGGGGGCAAGGGTGGCTGTGCACCACCCCCATGCGCCTAGGGTGGCAGCGAGCCACCCAGAGGCCACCGgtgccacctctaggttggctcacaggccaccccttcggtttttcaattttttttaaaaaaaataatatttatgtttttaaattttaggtttttatatattatatttttgggGTAATTGCATTTTTCCCCATcaactaggcttggcaattttgacacgatccaCGAATCCGacacgacacgaatatatagggtttgggtttatgctataacccgtttatgacccgttaatGACCTGTTTATGACCCATCGACCCGTTTATAACACATTTATGACGCgataattacatattttttaccaaattagctaaatgggttgacacgacaacccgaattgccaagcctaccatctactaccaaaaaatgcgcaatgtctttatgaactaccaactcgacaaaaaaaaaagcattcaactaccacagTTACATGTTTTGCCCCTTTCTGCCAGCCTAACTTGTGAAaatacttaaataccctaactcaatttcaaaaataaccTAAATGCCctcaatttaaacaaaaaataaataaataaaaaaccaaaggaaaagggggtagcagcaatttgtaatttcggccaaccctaaaccctaaggagtgacatgtgtcatcattATATTGGTTATGACACGTGGTACATTAATGgaatctgccaagtgttttgacgaaatttgactacAGAGActaaactattattttggcTTATCTCGATaacttctaaattattttttattccactacgagcaatttgtaatttcgGTCAACTACAAAtaatgattttgcatttatcctcaattttaaaaaataaaaaataatagaattttttttctttattattattatttttttttaaaatctttttataCTAATTGATAAATACAAtgggtaattttgattttttttaatggtcaacATAACGGTTTTTTCGAAACATTTTGGTCAAATCTAATTGTTCATCCAAGATAATGGTCAAGACTGACAGAGAGGGCTAAATCATAATATATTGACAGTTTAGAGGACCATATCATGTGACTTGTCAGTTCATGGTGCTACATCATAGATTTAactctaaatttaaaaaacttaacCTTCAAACTAACATCCTATTTTTCCTATTTGCAATCAAGCCATCCAACTTAAAAAATGGCAATTGATCccttcaaattaccaaaaactttcaattttgtctctctctcatcatcattttctgtttatttgacaaaaaatgcatCACATAGCCTACGCaatactcaaaatttccagTATACCCCTATATGCAATgccctcaaaattaattaattaaggtaaCTAACTTAAAGTGTTACTCATAGCTTGCCTAAGTTAATTAACTGGAAATGCTAACCATAACATCAAAATATCATAATAAAATGTCGCAGAAAGATAACTATTGatctaaactaaaaaataaataaataccttAGTGTCATTTTCTATCATCAATATAAATGAGAGCCTCCAAATACAAACAGTTACAAATATACAAATGATTGAAATAAATTTGTCCCTACAAGCCTTCGTTCGACGCCTCGAGCCTTGCTGATAGTTATAATATGCACTCTTTAGGTTACCTAATAAAGctgtaaacaaaaacaaaaatattttacgagtAAAAAAGTAACTGTGCAAGTCTACGATTTAGTAAGTAAACTGTCAACGGAACCTAACCCATACAATGAGTCTGGTTTAGTTggaaataagta
This DNA window, taken from Alnus glutinosa chromosome 5, dhAlnGlut1.1, whole genome shotgun sequence, encodes the following:
- the LOC133869382 gene encoding uncharacterized protein LOC133869382 — translated: MIPQQWASPCGNQCTSKYAMLTQIPWRVFCKKGCDADGETWEECLEQCNEICYKDPVLKDRQWSAYIDRSPGASSYSEECFRACVSGCGFKFDILLEEVDKVRPKRPPKPPPIPKPTRKPVDPSVTAEDVPCSSA